The proteins below are encoded in one region of Pleuronectes platessa chromosome 12, fPlePla1.1, whole genome shotgun sequence:
- the LOC128453503 gene encoding NACHT, LRR and PYD domains-containing protein 12 isoform X7: protein MDEDTSEQVGPSTTKGQDHRLRAESPGSSCLSLKSDMSKELPPDFSNEPGPSHTEERKRSHVSEEEQSSCCALCQDVLKDPVSTSCGHWFCRQCITSYWDQSGSSGDSSCPQCGQRSRTGAGADRGLQEVLDEHKLRVRRRCEHVIEGSDETGSRTLLNRIYTELYITEGQSLEVNTHHEVWQLETASKMKILHDTPIKVQDIFKASTDQQSSIRVVLTNGVAGVGKTFSVQKFTLDWAEGLENQDVDLLAVLSFRELNLVKDQQHSLLTLLHVFHPALQKLTAETLAVCKPLFIFDGLDESRPSLDFNHRELVSEVTQRSSVNVLLTNLIPGNLFPSALVWITSRPAAANQIPPACVDRVTEVRGFTEAQKEEYFRKRFSDEELCSRIISHIKTSRSLHIMCQIPVFCWISATVLEHMLTTDQRGELPKTLTDLYSHFLLVQTKRKNNKYGEGHETSPQQLTEADRDVLLKLGRLALKHLEEGNIMFYQEDLEQCGLNVTEASVCSGVCTEIFRRECVIFQKSVYCFVHLSVQEFLAAVYMFHCYTESNTEELNSFLGTCTSTESTFSLNDLLKRTMEKSLTSTNGHLDLFVRFLHGLSRESNQRVLGGLLGLTENNPKIIQRVINNLKEMDSYNVSPDRSINIFHCLTEMNDHSVHQQMQQFLTSENISEEELSEIHCSALAYMLQMSEEVLDELDLEKFNTSYQSLWRLIPAVRNCRKARLGGCGLSETHCEVVASALKSDPSHLRELDLSNNELQDSGVKLLCSGLESPNCRLETLRLENCRLSEISCSSLASALRSNPSHLRELDLTDNKDLKDSGVKELCGFLQSPTCRLETLRLKCCSLSEISCSSLASALRSNPSHLRELDLSGNNLQDSAVKELCGFLQSPTCRLETLWLECCSLSEISCSSLASALRSNPSHLRDLNLSDNYLQDSGVKELCGFLQSPTCRLETLGLWSCSLSEISCSSLASALRSNPSHLRELDLSDNDLQDSAVKELCGFLQSPTCRLETLRLEDCRLSEISCSSLASALRSNPSHLTELDLSRNNNNLQDSGVEELCDFLQSPTCRLETLRMEDCSLSEISCSSLASALRSNSSHLRELDLSDNDLQDSAVKELIDLQHNPTCRLETVRWEGASW, encoded by the exons atggacgaggacacttcagagcaagttggaccctcaaccacaaa aggtcaggaccacagactgagagcagagtctccagggtccagctgtctgtctctgaagagtgacatgtccaAAGAACTTCCTCCagacttcagtaatgaacctggaccctcacacacaga ggagaggaagaggagtcatgtttctgaggaggagcagtcgtcctgctgtgctttgtGTCAGGatgtcctgaaggatccagtctccaccagctgtggacactggttctgcagacagtgcatcacctcatactgggaccagtctggttcttcaggagactcctcctgtccccagtgtggacaaagatccagaacaggagctggag cagatcgtggtctgcaggaggttttggatgaacataagctcagggtgaggaggagatgtgaacatgtgattgaaggaagtgatgaaacaggaagtagaaccctcctcaacaggatctacactgagctctacatcacagagggacagagtttagaggttaatactcatcatgaggtgtggcagcttgagacggcttccaagatgaagatcctccacgacactcccatcaaggtccaggacatctttaaagcctccactgaccagcagagcagcatcagagtcgtcctgaccaacggcgtcgctggcgttggaaaaaccttctcggtgcagaagttcactctggactgggcagagggtttagagaaccaggatgtggatctgctggctgtgctttcgttcagggagctgaacctggtgaaggaccagcagcacagtcttctcacgctgctccatgttttccatccagcgttacagaagctcactgcagagacgctcgctgtctgtaaacctttgttcatctttgacggcctggatgaaagcagaccttctctggacttcaaccacagggagcttgtgtctgaggtcacacagaggtcatcagtcaacgtgctgctgacaaacctcatcccgGGGAATCTgtttccctcggctctcgtctggataacctccagacctgcggcggccaatcagatccctcctgcatgtgttgacagggtcacagaagtacgaggcttcactgaggcccagaaggaggagtacttcaggaagagattcagtgatgaagagctgtgcagcagaatcatctcacacatcaagacgtccaggagcctccacatcatgtgtcaaatcccagtcttctgctggatcagtgcaacagttctggagcacatgttgaccacagaccagagaggagagctgcccaagaccctgactgacctgtactcacacttcctgctggttcagacaaagaggaagaacaacaagtacggtgagggacatgagacgagtccacagcagctgacggaggctgacagggacgttctcctgaagctggggaggctggcgcttaaacatctggaggaaggaaacatcatgttctaccaagaagacctggagcagtgtggtcttaatgtcacagaggcctcagtgtgctcaggagtttgtactgagatcttcagaagagagtgtgtgatcttccagaaatcagtctactgctttgttcatctgagcgttcaggagtttctggctgcagtctacatgttccactgttacactgaaagtaacacagaagaactcaacagcTTCTTGGGAACATGTACGAGCACAGAGAGTACCTTCTCCCTgaatgacctcctgaagagaaccatggagaaatccctcaccagtacaaatggtcatctggacctgtttgttcgcttccttcacggacTCAGTCGGGAGTcaaaccagagagtcttaggaggcctacTGGGtctgacagagaacaatccaaagatcatccagagagtcatcaacaacctgaaggagatggacAGTTATAAcgtttctcctgacagaagcatcaacatcttccactgtctgactgagatgaacgaccactcagttcatcagcagatgcaacagttcctgacgtcagagaacatatcagaggaggaactctctgagatccactgctcagctctggcctacatgctgcagatgtcagaggaggttctggatgagttggacctggagaagttcaacacatcatacCAGAGTCtatggagactgatcccagctgttaggaactgcaggaaggctcg aCTCGGTGGTTgtggactctcagagactcactgtgaagtcgtggcctcagctctgaagtcagatccctcacatctgagagaacttgatctgagtaacaacgagctgcaggattcaggagtgaagctgctgtgttctggactggagagtccaaactgtcgactggagactctgag gttAGAgaactgcagactgtcagagatcagctgttcttctctggcttcagctctgaggtcaaacccctctcatctgagagaactggatctgactgACAACAAAGACCtgaaggactcaggagtgaaggagctgtgtggttttctacagagtccaacctgtcgactggagactctgag gttgaagtgttgcagtctgtcagagatcagctgttcttctctggcttcagctctgaggtcaaacccctctcatctgagagaactggatctgagtggaaacaacctgcaggactcagcagtgaaggagctgtgtggttttctacagagtccaacctgtcgactggagactctgtg GTTGGagtgctgcagtctgtcagagatcagctgttcttctctggcttcagctctgaggtcaaacccctctcatctgagagaccTGAATCTGAGTGACAactacctgcaggactcaggagtgaaggagctgtgtggttttctacagagtccaacctgtcgactggagactctggg gttgtggagctgcagtctgtcagagatcagctgttcttctctggcttcagctctgaggtcaaacccctctcatctgagagaactggatctgagtgacaacgacctgcaggactcagcagtgaaggagctgtgtggttttctacagagtccaacctgtcgactggagactctgag gttggaggactgcagactgtcagagatcagctgttcttctctggcttcagctctgaggtcaaacccctctcatctgacagaactggatctgagtagaaacaacaacaacctgcaggactcaggagtggaggagctgtgtgaTTTTCTACAGAGTCCGACCTGTCGActtgagactctgag gatggaggactgcagtctgtcagagatcagctgttcttctctggcttcagctctgaggtcaaactcctctcatctgagagaactggatctgagtgacaacgacctgcaggactcagcagtgaaggagctgattgaTCTACAGCATaatccaacctgtcgactggagactgtgag atgGGAGGGGGCATCTTGGTga
- the LOC128453503 gene encoding NACHT, LRR and PYD domains-containing protein 12 isoform X10, producing MDEDTSEQVGPSTTKGQDHRLRAESPGSSCLSLKSDMSKELPPDFSNEPGPSHTEERKRSHVSEEEQSSCCALCQDVLKDPVSTSCGHWFCRQCITSYWDQSGSSGDSSCPQCGQRSRTGAGADRGLQEVLDEHKLRVRRRCEHVIEGSDETGSRTLLNRIYTELYITEGQSLEVNTHHEVWQLETASKMKILHDTPIKVQDIFKASTDQQSSIRVVLTNGVAGVGKTFSVQKFTLDWAEGLENQDVDLLAVLSFRELNLVKDQQHSLLTLLHVFHPALQKLTAETLAVCKPLFIFDGLDESRPSLDFNHRELVSEVTQRSSVNVLLTNLIPGNLFPSALVWITSRPAAANQIPPACVDRVTEVRGFTEAQKEEYFRKRFSDEELCSRIISHIKTSRSLHIMCQIPVFCWISATVLEHMLTTDQRGELPKTLTDLYSHFLLVQTKRKNNKYGEGHETSPQQLTEADRDVLLKLGRLALKHLEEGNIMFYQEDLEQCGLNVTEASVCSGVCTEIFRRECVIFQKSVYCFVHLSVQEFLAAVYMFHCYTESNTEELNSFLGTCTSTESTFSLNDLLKRTMEKSLTSTNGHLDLFVRFLHGLSRESNQRVLGGLLGLTENNPKIIQRVINNLKEMDSYNVSPDRSINIFHCLTEMNDHSVHQQMQQFLTSENISEEELSEIHCSALAYMLQMSEEVLDELDLEKFNTSYQSLWRLIPAVRNCRKARLGGCGLSETHCEVVASALKSDPSHLRELDLSNNELQDSGVKLLCSGLESPNCRLETLRLENCRLSEISCSSLASALRSNPSHLRELDLTDNKDLKDSGVKELCGFLQSPTCRLETLRLKCCSLSEISCSSLASALRSNPSHLRELDLSGNNLQDSAVKELCGFLQSPTCRLETLWLWSCSLSEISCSSLASALRSNPSHLRELDLSDNDLQDSAVKELCGFLQSPTCRLETLRLKNCSLSEISCSSLASALRSNPSHLRELDLNYNKLQYSGVKELCCFLQSPTCRLETLWLDDCRLSEISCSSLASALRSNPSHLTELDLSRNYLLQDSGVEELCDFLQKPTCRLETLKMEDCSLSEISCSSLASALRSNSSHLRELDLSDNDLQDSAVKELIDLQHNPTCRLETVRWEGASW from the exons atggacgaggacacttcagagcaagttggaccctcaaccacaaa aggtcaggaccacagactgagagcagagtctccagggtccagctgtctgtctctgaagagtgacatgtccaAAGAACTTCCTCCagacttcagtaatgaacctggaccctcacacacaga ggagaggaagaggagtcatgtttctgaggaggagcagtcgtcctgctgtgctttgtGTCAGGatgtcctgaaggatccagtctccaccagctgtggacactggttctgcagacagtgcatcacctcatactgggaccagtctggttcttcaggagactcctcctgtccccagtgtggacaaagatccagaacaggagctggag cagatcgtggtctgcaggaggttttggatgaacataagctcagggtgaggaggagatgtgaacatgtgattgaaggaagtgatgaaacaggaagtagaaccctcctcaacaggatctacactgagctctacatcacagagggacagagtttagaggttaatactcatcatgaggtgtggcagcttgagacggcttccaagatgaagatcctccacgacactcccatcaaggtccaggacatctttaaagcctccactgaccagcagagcagcatcagagtcgtcctgaccaacggcgtcgctggcgttggaaaaaccttctcggtgcagaagttcactctggactgggcagagggtttagagaaccaggatgtggatctgctggctgtgctttcgttcagggagctgaacctggtgaaggaccagcagcacagtcttctcacgctgctccatgttttccatccagcgttacagaagctcactgcagagacgctcgctgtctgtaaacctttgttcatctttgacggcctggatgaaagcagaccttctctggacttcaaccacagggagcttgtgtctgaggtcacacagaggtcatcagtcaacgtgctgctgacaaacctcatcccgGGGAATCTgtttccctcggctctcgtctggataacctccagacctgcggcggccaatcagatccctcctgcatgtgttgacagggtcacagaagtacgaggcttcactgaggcccagaaggaggagtacttcaggaagagattcagtgatgaagagctgtgcagcagaatcatctcacacatcaagacgtccaggagcctccacatcatgtgtcaaatcccagtcttctgctggatcagtgcaacagttctggagcacatgttgaccacagaccagagaggagagctgcccaagaccctgactgacctgtactcacacttcctgctggttcagacaaagaggaagaacaacaagtacggtgagggacatgagacgagtccacagcagctgacggaggctgacagggacgttctcctgaagctggggaggctggcgcttaaacatctggaggaaggaaacatcatgttctaccaagaagacctggagcagtgtggtcttaatgtcacagaggcctcagtgtgctcaggagtttgtactgagatcttcagaagagagtgtgtgatcttccagaaatcagtctactgctttgttcatctgagcgttcaggagtttctggctgcagtctacatgttccactgttacactgaaagtaacacagaagaactcaacagcTTCTTGGGAACATGTACGAGCACAGAGAGTACCTTCTCCCTgaatgacctcctgaagagaaccatggagaaatccctcaccagtacaaatggtcatctggacctgtttgttcgcttccttcacggacTCAGTCGGGAGTcaaaccagagagtcttaggaggcctacTGGGtctgacagagaacaatccaaagatcatccagagagtcatcaacaacctgaaggagatggacAGTTATAAcgtttctcctgacagaagcatcaacatcttccactgtctgactgagatgaacgaccactcagttcatcagcagatgcaacagttcctgacgtcagagaacatatcagaggaggaactctctgagatccactgctcagctctggcctacatgctgcagatgtcagaggaggttctggatgagttggacctggagaagttcaacacatcatacCAGAGTCtatggagactgatcccagctgttaggaactgcaggaaggctcg aCTCGGTGGTTgtggactctcagagactcactgtgaagtcgtggcctcagctctgaagtcagatccctcacatctgagagaacttgatctgagtaacaacgagctgcaggattcaggagtgaagctgctgtgttctggactggagagtccaaactgtcgactggagactctgag gttAGAgaactgcagactgtcagagatcagctgttcttctctggcttcagctctgaggtcaaacccctctcatctgagagaactggatctgactgACAACAAAGACCtgaaggactcaggagtgaaggagctgtgtggttttctacagagtccaacctgtcgactggagactctgag gttgaagtgttgcagtctgtcagagatcagctgttcttctctggcttcagctctgaggtcaaacccctctcatctgagagaactggatctgagtggaaacaacctgcaggactcagcagtgaaggagctgtgtggttttctacagagtccaacctgtcgactggagactctgtg gttgtggagctgcagtctgtcagagatcagctgttcttctctggcttcagctctgaggtcaaacccctctcatctgagagaactggatctgagtgacaacgacctgcaggactcagcagtgaaggagctgtgtggttttctacagagtccaacctgtcgactggagactctgag attgaagaactgcagtctgtcagagatcagctgttcttctctggcttcagctctgaggtcaaacccctctcatctgagagaactggatctgaacTACAACAAGCTGCAgtactcaggagtgaaggagctgtgttgttttctacagagtccaacctgtcgactggagactctgtg gttggatgactgcagactgtcagagatcagctgttcttctctggcttcagctctgaggtcaaacccctctcatctgacagaactggatctgagtagaaactacctcctgcaggactcaggagtggaggagctgtgtgaTTTTCTACAGAAACCGACCTGTCGACTTGAGACTCTGAA gatggaggactgcagtctgtcagagatcagctgttcttctctggcttcagctctgaggtcaaactcctctcatctgagagaactggatctgagtgacaacgacctgcaggactcagcagtgaaggagctgattgaTCTACAGCATaatccaacctgtcgactggagactgtgag atgGGAGGGGGCATCTTGGTga
- the LOC128453503 gene encoding NACHT, LRR and PYD domains-containing protein 12 isoform X2 has translation MDEDTSEQVGPSTTKGQDHRLRAESPGSSCLSLKSDMSKELPPDFSNEPGPSHTEERKRSHVSEEEQSSCCALCQDVLKDPVSTSCGHWFCRQCITSYWDQSGSSGDSSCPQCGQRSRTGAGADRGLQEVLDEHKLRVRRRCEHVIEGSDETGSRTLLNRIYTELYITEGQSLEVNTHHEVWQLETASKMKILHDTPIKVQDIFKASTDQQSSIRVVLTNGVAGVGKTFSVQKFTLDWAEGLENQDVDLLAVLSFRELNLVKDQQHSLLTLLHVFHPALQKLTAETLAVCKPLFIFDGLDESRPSLDFNHRELVSEVTQRSSVNVLLTNLIPGNLFPSALVWITSRPAAANQIPPACVDRVTEVRGFTEAQKEEYFRKRFSDEELCSRIISHIKTSRSLHIMCQIPVFCWISATVLEHMLTTDQRGELPKTLTDLYSHFLLVQTKRKNNKYGEGHETSPQQLTEADRDVLLKLGRLALKHLEEGNIMFYQEDLEQCGLNVTEASVCSGVCTEIFRRECVIFQKSVYCFVHLSVQEFLAAVYMFHCYTESNTEELNSFLGTCTSTESTFSLNDLLKRTMEKSLTSTNGHLDLFVRFLHGLSRESNQRVLGGLLGLTENNPKIIQRVINNLKEMDSYNVSPDRSINIFHCLTEMNDHSVHQQMQQFLTSENISEEELSEIHCSALAYMLQMSEEVLDELDLEKFNTSYQSLWRLIPAVRNCRKARLGGCGLSETHCEVVASALKSDPSHLRELDLSNNELQDSGVKLLCSGLESPNCRLETLRLENCRLSEISCSSLASALRSNPSHLRELDLTDNKDLKDSGVKELCGFLQSPTCRLETLRLKCCSLSEISCSSLASALRSNPSHLRELDLSGNNLQDSAVKELCGFLQSPTCRLETLWLECCSLSEISCSSLASALRSNPSHLRDLNLSDNYLQDSGVKELCGFLQSPTCRLETLGLWSCSLSEISCSSLASALRSNPSHLRELDLSDNDLQDSAVKELCGFLQSPTCRLETLRLKNCSLSEISCSSLASALRSNPSHLRELDLNYNKLQYSGVKELCCFLQSPTCRLETLWLDDCRLSEISCSSLASALRSNPSHLTELDLSRNYLLQDSGVEELCDFLQKPTCRLETLKMEDCSLSEISCSSLASALRSNSSHLRELDLSDNDLQDSAVKELIDLQHNPTCRLETVRWEGASW, from the exons atggacgaggacacttcagagcaagttggaccctcaaccacaaa aggtcaggaccacagactgagagcagagtctccagggtccagctgtctgtctctgaagagtgacatgtccaAAGAACTTCCTCCagacttcagtaatgaacctggaccctcacacacaga ggagaggaagaggagtcatgtttctgaggaggagcagtcgtcctgctgtgctttgtGTCAGGatgtcctgaaggatccagtctccaccagctgtggacactggttctgcagacagtgcatcacctcatactgggaccagtctggttcttcaggagactcctcctgtccccagtgtggacaaagatccagaacaggagctggag cagatcgtggtctgcaggaggttttggatgaacataagctcagggtgaggaggagatgtgaacatgtgattgaaggaagtgatgaaacaggaagtagaaccctcctcaacaggatctacactgagctctacatcacagagggacagagtttagaggttaatactcatcatgaggtgtggcagcttgagacggcttccaagatgaagatcctccacgacactcccatcaaggtccaggacatctttaaagcctccactgaccagcagagcagcatcagagtcgtcctgaccaacggcgtcgctggcgttggaaaaaccttctcggtgcagaagttcactctggactgggcagagggtttagagaaccaggatgtggatctgctggctgtgctttcgttcagggagctgaacctggtgaaggaccagcagcacagtcttctcacgctgctccatgttttccatccagcgttacagaagctcactgcagagacgctcgctgtctgtaaacctttgttcatctttgacggcctggatgaaagcagaccttctctggacttcaaccacagggagcttgtgtctgaggtcacacagaggtcatcagtcaacgtgctgctgacaaacctcatcccgGGGAATCTgtttccctcggctctcgtctggataacctccagacctgcggcggccaatcagatccctcctgcatgtgttgacagggtcacagaagtacgaggcttcactgaggcccagaaggaggagtacttcaggaagagattcagtgatgaagagctgtgcagcagaatcatctcacacatcaagacgtccaggagcctccacatcatgtgtcaaatcccagtcttctgctggatcagtgcaacagttctggagcacatgttgaccacagaccagagaggagagctgcccaagaccctgactgacctgtactcacacttcctgctggttcagacaaagaggaagaacaacaagtacggtgagggacatgagacgagtccacagcagctgacggaggctgacagggacgttctcctgaagctggggaggctggcgcttaaacatctggaggaaggaaacatcatgttctaccaagaagacctggagcagtgtggtcttaatgtcacagaggcctcagtgtgctcaggagtttgtactgagatcttcagaagagagtgtgtgatcttccagaaatcagtctactgctttgttcatctgagcgttcaggagtttctggctgcagtctacatgttccactgttacactgaaagtaacacagaagaactcaacagcTTCTTGGGAACATGTACGAGCACAGAGAGTACCTTCTCCCTgaatgacctcctgaagagaaccatggagaaatccctcaccagtacaaatggtcatctggacctgtttgttcgcttccttcacggacTCAGTCGGGAGTcaaaccagagagtcttaggaggcctacTGGGtctgacagagaacaatccaaagatcatccagagagtcatcaacaacctgaaggagatggacAGTTATAAcgtttctcctgacagaagcatcaacatcttccactgtctgactgagatgaacgaccactcagttcatcagcagatgcaacagttcctgacgtcagagaacatatcagaggaggaactctctgagatccactgctcagctctggcctacatgctgcagatgtcagaggaggttctggatgagttggacctggagaagttcaacacatcatacCAGAGTCtatggagactgatcccagctgttaggaactgcaggaaggctcg aCTCGGTGGTTgtggactctcagagactcactgtgaagtcgtggcctcagctctgaagtcagatccctcacatctgagagaacttgatctgagtaacaacgagctgcaggattcaggagtgaagctgctgtgttctggactggagagtccaaactgtcgactggagactctgag gttAGAgaactgcagactgtcagagatcagctgttcttctctggcttcagctctgaggtcaaacccctctcatctgagagaactggatctgactgACAACAAAGACCtgaaggactcaggagtgaaggagctgtgtggttttctacagagtccaacctgtcgactggagactctgag gttgaagtgttgcagtctgtcagagatcagctgttcttctctggcttcagctctgaggtcaaacccctctcatctgagagaactggatctgagtggaaacaacctgcaggactcagcagtgaaggagctgtgtggttttctacagagtccaacctgtcgactggagactctgtg GTTGGagtgctgcagtctgtcagagatcagctgttcttctctggcttcagctctgaggtcaaacccctctcatctgagagaccTGAATCTGAGTGACAactacctgcaggactcaggagtgaaggagctgtgtggttttctacagagtccaacctgtcgactggagactctggg gttgtggagctgcagtctgtcagagatcagctgttcttctctggcttcagctctgaggtcaaacccctctcatctgagagaactggatctgagtgacaacgacctgcaggactcagcagtgaaggagctgtgtggttttctacagagtccaacctgtcgactggagactctgag attgaagaactgcagtctgtcagagatcagctgttcttctctggcttcagctctgaggtcaaacccctctcatctgagagaactggatctgaacTACAACAAGCTGCAgtactcaggagtgaaggagctgtgttgttttctacagagtccaacctgtcgactggagactctgtg gttggatgactgcagactgtcagagatcagctgttcttctctggcttcagctctgaggtcaaacccctctcatctgacagaactggatctgagtagaaactacctcctgcaggactcaggagtggaggagctgtgtgaTTTTCTACAGAAACCGACCTGTCGACTTGAGACTCTGAA gatggaggactgcagtctgtcagagatcagctgttcttctctggcttcagctctgaggtcaaactcctctcatctgagagaactggatctgagtgacaacgacctgcaggactcagcagtgaaggagctgattgaTCTACAGCATaatccaacctgtcgactggagactgtgag atgGGAGGGGGCATCTTGGTga